A single genomic interval of Microbacterium sp. LWO14-1.2 harbors:
- a CDS encoding LysR family transcriptional regulator produces the protein MARGSSGITLQQLHYFVEVAAEGSISAAADLLYVSQPTMSAAMKDLETRAGRTLLLRSARGVTLTADGAEFLGYARQVTEQVALLEQRYLGRPPSRRLLGVSAQHYSFVIDAFVRMVKASGAAEYEFSLRETRTWDIIEDVRTLRSELGILYRNDFNRSVIDKLLRDSGLAFHPLFLADPHIFISRKNPLAARDRVTLDDLAGLPRLTFDQGANNSFYFAEEILSTLSSAQEIRVSDRATIFNLMIGLDGYTISTGIISDDLDPEIVAIPLDVDERIEIGWIGHSAIPLTEQAQRYLDELRAVVAGFGVVLLG, from the coding sequence ATGGCACGCGGATCCAGCGGCATCACGCTGCAGCAGCTCCACTACTTCGTCGAGGTCGCGGCGGAGGGGTCGATCAGCGCGGCCGCCGATCTGCTCTACGTCTCGCAGCCCACGATGTCGGCGGCCATGAAGGACCTCGAGACGCGGGCCGGGCGCACCCTGCTGCTCCGCTCCGCCCGCGGCGTCACCCTCACGGCCGACGGCGCGGAGTTCCTCGGGTATGCACGACAGGTCACCGAGCAGGTCGCGCTGCTCGAGCAGCGGTACCTCGGTCGGCCGCCGTCGCGTCGCCTGCTGGGCGTCTCGGCACAGCACTACTCGTTCGTGATCGACGCCTTCGTGCGCATGGTCAAGGCCAGCGGAGCGGCGGAGTACGAGTTCTCCCTTCGCGAGACCCGCACGTGGGACATCATCGAAGACGTCCGCACCCTGCGCAGCGAACTCGGCATCCTCTACCGCAACGACTTCAACCGCAGCGTCATCGACAAGCTGCTGCGCGACTCCGGCCTCGCATTCCATCCCCTCTTCCTCGCCGATCCGCACATCTTCATCTCGCGCAAGAACCCGCTCGCGGCGCGCGATCGCGTGACCCTCGACGATCTCGCCGGCCTCCCCCGTCTCACTTTCGACCAGGGTGCGAACAACTCGTTCTACTTCGCCGAGGAGATCCTCTCGACCCTGTCGAGCGCGCAGGAGATCCGCGTCTCGGATCGCGCGACCATCTTCAACCTCATGATCGGCCTCGACGGGTACACGATCTCGACGGGCATCATCAGCGACGACCTCGACCCCGAGATCGTCGCGATCCCGCTCGACGTCGACGAGCGCATCGAGATCGGCTGGATCGGCCACTCCGCCATCCCGCTCACGGAGCAGGCGCAACGCTATCTCGACGAGCTGCGGGCGGTCGTCGCGGGCTTCGGAGTCGTGCTGCTCGGCTGA
- a CDS encoding LysR family transcriptional regulator gives MNLEQLRGFVEVARLGHFTRASEHLHLAQPSLSRQISTLERELGAELFHRARGHINLTAAGEALLPRAQRMLSEAEAIREEMGELAGLRRGRVRLGAPPTLCISLVAEAISTFHASHPGVDLHLVESGSRLLVEQLAVGAVDIALITESDGPPPSGFSLSRMQLLTEELVVVSAASQPPVAVTPAIGLEHLATLPLIALDETYELRATTDAAFRSAGLTPNHVLEGAEMDAVLRFVERGVGVAVVPAMVLLDQPALRSVRLTHPMMRRTVSLAHRADVTPAVAVAAMREVIVATAAEVARRDPAITSLLD, from the coding sequence ATGAATCTGGAGCAACTGCGGGGGTTCGTCGAAGTGGCCCGCCTGGGGCACTTCACCCGCGCGTCCGAGCACCTGCATCTCGCACAGCCCTCGCTGAGCAGGCAGATCTCGACGCTCGAACGTGAGCTCGGAGCCGAGCTGTTCCACCGCGCACGCGGTCACATCAACCTGACCGCGGCGGGCGAGGCGCTGCTCCCCCGCGCGCAGCGGATGCTGTCGGAGGCCGAGGCGATCCGCGAGGAGATGGGCGAGCTCGCCGGCCTCCGCCGTGGTCGGGTGCGGCTCGGAGCGCCGCCCACCCTCTGCATCAGCCTCGTCGCCGAGGCCATCAGCACGTTCCACGCCTCGCACCCCGGCGTCGATCTGCACCTCGTCGAGAGCGGATCACGTCTGCTCGTCGAGCAGCTCGCGGTCGGAGCCGTCGACATCGCCCTCATCACCGAGTCCGACGGACCGCCCCCCTCCGGCTTCAGCCTCAGCCGCATGCAGCTGCTCACGGAGGAACTCGTCGTCGTCTCCGCGGCATCCCAGCCTCCCGTCGCGGTGACCCCGGCCATCGGCCTCGAACACCTCGCGACGCTGCCGCTCATCGCGCTCGACGAGACCTACGAGCTGCGTGCGACGACGGATGCCGCGTTCCGCTCGGCCGGACTCACGCCCAACCACGTGCTCGAGGGGGCGGAGATGGATGCCGTGCTCCGCTTCGTCGAACGCGGAGTGGGCGTCGCGGTCGTACCCGCGATGGTGCTGCTCGATCAGCCAGCGCTGCGGTCGGTGCGGCTCACGCACCCGATGATGCGGCGGACCGTGAGCCTCGCGCACCGCGCCGACGTCACGCCCGCGGTCGCCGTCGCCGCCATGCGCGAGGTCATCGTCGCGACCGCGGCCGAGGTCGCGCGTCGTGACCCCGCGATCACGAGCCTGCTCGACTGA
- a CDS encoding methionine synthase yields MNSLLPTSIVGSLPKPSWLAQPETLWSPWKLEGDALVEGKQDALRSAVQEQTRRGIDVISDGEQTRQHFVTTFIEHLSGVDFDQRETVRIRDRYDASVPTVVGAVSREKSVFVDDAKFLRQQTDQRIKWALPGPMTMIDTLSDRHYRSREKLAWEFATILNQEARELEAAGVDVIQFDEPAFNVFFDELKDWGVATLERAAEGLRAETVVHICYGYGIKANTDWKATLGPEWRQYEESFPLLQKSIIDTVSLERAHSRVPLDLIELIRGKNVMLGAIDVASETVETPEQVADTLREALAFVDADKLVPSTNCGMAPLPRGAALAKLSALSAGAAIVRDELAAS; encoded by the coding sequence GTGAACTCCCTCCTCCCCACCTCGATCGTGGGCAGCCTCCCCAAGCCGTCCTGGCTCGCACAGCCCGAGACGCTCTGGTCGCCCTGGAAGCTCGAGGGCGACGCTCTCGTCGAGGGCAAGCAGGATGCTCTGCGCAGCGCCGTGCAGGAGCAGACCCGCCGCGGCATCGACGTCATCAGCGACGGCGAGCAGACCCGCCAGCACTTCGTCACGACGTTCATCGAGCACCTGAGCGGCGTGGACTTCGACCAGCGCGAGACGGTGCGCATCCGCGACCGGTACGACGCGAGCGTGCCCACGGTCGTCGGCGCGGTGAGCCGCGAGAAGTCGGTGTTCGTCGATGACGCGAAGTTCCTCCGCCAGCAGACCGACCAGCGGATCAAGTGGGCGCTGCCGGGGCCGATGACCATGATCGACACGCTGTCGGACCGGCACTATCGCAGCCGCGAAAAGCTCGCCTGGGAGTTCGCGACGATCCTCAATCAGGAGGCCCGCGAGCTCGAAGCGGCCGGCGTCGACGTCATCCAGTTCGACGAGCCCGCCTTCAACGTCTTCTTCGACGAGCTGAAGGACTGGGGAGTCGCGACGCTGGAGCGCGCGGCCGAGGGGTTGCGCGCCGAGACCGTCGTGCACATCTGCTACGGCTACGGCATCAAGGCGAACACCGATTGGAAGGCGACGCTCGGACCGGAGTGGCGCCAGTACGAGGAGTCGTTCCCGCTGCTGCAGAAGTCGATCATCGACACCGTCTCGTTGGAGCGCGCGCACTCGCGCGTGCCCCTCGACCTGATCGAGCTCATCCGAGGAAAGAACGTCATGCTCGGTGCGATCGACGTCGCGAGCGAGACCGTCGAGACTCCCGAACAGGTCGCCGACACCCTGCGCGAGGCGCTCGCCTTCGTGGATGCGGACAAGCTCGTGCCGAGCACGAACTGCGGCATGGCTCCGCTGCCCCGCGGAGCGGCCCTCGCGAAGCTGAGCGCGCTGAGCGCGGGCGCCGCGATCGTGCGGGACGAGCTCGCTGCCTCCTGA
- a CDS encoding ATP-binding protein, translating into MRRSSGARAARLGMLVLPSLIVLAAVGVTAGVAIAAQERSIRASTADRVHEVAASLAVLPEVQRTLESTVDSGDEDDPADAVDLAAATEELQPLADIVAQAAGVYYVVITDDEGVRITHPLASERGVRVSTTNESVLAGEEFLGTETGPSGRSLRAKVPVYGDGDRVIGMVAVGVLESSLSARRDEALGDILPWIIGALVVGTLASSAVGAAIERRFRRLDEQAAEHEHLRRTTTALQEQSHEFSTRLHVIHGLVSHGDADDALAYIDGIVPVLTTERPGVGGTTVMGVAIEAVQNELTALGTRLELGVDDDIAIDEGVLLVVANLCRNAGEAGARRVRCTLAERGRTLVGSVEDDGPGIDPADVERVFARGYSSKADRAVGGRGIGLDLVRRAVVARGGVIEVGRSSLGGARFDFEMDAVR; encoded by the coding sequence ATGAGACGCAGCAGTGGCGCCCGCGCCGCGCGCCTCGGGATGCTCGTGCTGCCCAGTCTCATCGTGCTCGCGGCGGTCGGAGTCACGGCAGGGGTCGCGATCGCGGCCCAGGAGCGCAGCATCCGCGCCTCCACGGCCGATCGCGTGCACGAGGTCGCCGCGAGCCTCGCCGTGCTCCCCGAGGTGCAGCGCACGCTGGAGTCGACGGTCGACAGCGGCGATGAGGACGACCCGGCGGACGCGGTCGACCTCGCCGCCGCGACGGAGGAGCTGCAGCCCCTCGCCGACATCGTCGCGCAGGCCGCCGGGGTGTACTACGTCGTGATCACCGACGACGAGGGGGTGCGCATCACGCATCCTCTCGCCTCAGAGCGCGGCGTGCGCGTGTCGACCACGAACGAGTCGGTGCTGGCCGGGGAGGAGTTCCTCGGCACCGAGACCGGGCCCTCCGGCCGCTCACTGCGCGCCAAGGTGCCCGTCTACGGCGACGGCGACCGGGTCATCGGCATGGTGGCGGTCGGCGTGCTGGAATCGAGCCTCTCCGCGCGTCGCGACGAGGCGCTCGGCGACATCCTGCCGTGGATCATCGGGGCGCTCGTCGTCGGAACCCTCGCGAGCTCGGCCGTGGGCGCGGCGATCGAGCGCCGCTTCCGCCGTCTCGACGAGCAGGCGGCCGAGCACGAGCACCTGCGGCGCACCACCACCGCCCTGCAGGAGCAGTCACATGAGTTCAGCACCCGGCTCCACGTGATCCACGGGCTCGTCTCGCACGGCGACGCCGACGACGCGCTCGCCTACATCGACGGCATCGTCCCGGTGCTCACGACCGAGCGACCGGGAGTCGGCGGAACCACGGTCATGGGCGTGGCGATCGAGGCCGTGCAGAACGAGCTCACCGCGCTGGGCACGCGGCTCGAGCTCGGGGTCGACGACGACATCGCGATCGACGAGGGCGTGCTGCTCGTCGTCGCGAACCTGTGCCGCAACGCGGGAGAGGCCGGCGCACGGCGCGTGCGCTGCACCCTGGCGGAGCGCGGACGCACACTCGTCGGCTCGGTGGAGGACGACGGACCGGGTATCGACCCCGCCGACGTCGAGCGGGTGTTCGCGCGCGGCTATTCGTCGAAGGCGGACCGCGCCGTCGGCGGTCGCGGCATCGGTCTCGACCTCGTACGTCGCGCGGTCGTGGCGCGCGGCGGTGTGATCGAGGTGGGGCGCTCGTCGCTCGGCGGCGCGCGTTTCGACTTCGAGATGGATGCCGTGCGATGA
- a CDS encoding tripartite tricarboxylate transporter substrate-binding protein has product MTTSSSSKRVLPRVIGGTIAAAAIGIAAFGSITSAAAGQDIHASMTIIAPAAAGGGWDGVARELQQAQKANGLVNNVQVVNMPGAGGTIALGNVSVLEGQPNNLLVGGTGLMAATIQFGSAATLDDVTPLAVVVEEYDVIVVPADSPYETLDDLVEAWKADPKGVPWTGGGSFDQLVVTDLALSAGIAPLDTTYISSDGGGEAIQALLNGTAKAAAGGYPDNIDQIESGRLRVLALVAEEPVDGIDIPTAAEQGYDVSLTNWRMLAAPAGLDDEQVDGLRELIADSIVTPEWKDAIERYRWTERVITGEELDAFLEDEHSRIEQLYEEMGL; this is encoded by the coding sequence ATGACGACGAGTTCATCGAGTAAGCGGGTCCTGCCCCGCGTCATAGGCGGCACGATCGCCGCAGCGGCGATCGGCATCGCCGCGTTCGGTTCCATCACGTCGGCAGCTGCCGGACAGGACATCCATGCGTCGATGACCATCATCGCGCCGGCCGCGGCCGGTGGCGGGTGGGACGGTGTGGCCCGCGAGCTGCAGCAGGCGCAGAAGGCGAACGGGCTCGTCAACAACGTCCAGGTCGTGAACATGCCGGGCGCGGGCGGCACGATCGCCCTCGGCAACGTCTCGGTGCTCGAGGGGCAGCCGAACAACCTCCTCGTCGGAGGGACAGGCCTCATGGCGGCGACGATCCAGTTCGGCTCAGCGGCCACGCTCGACGACGTGACGCCCCTCGCCGTGGTCGTCGAGGAGTACGACGTGATCGTGGTGCCCGCCGACTCCCCGTACGAGACGCTGGACGACCTCGTCGAGGCGTGGAAGGCCGATCCGAAGGGCGTGCCGTGGACGGGTGGCGGCTCATTCGACCAGCTCGTCGTGACCGACCTCGCGCTCAGCGCGGGCATCGCCCCGCTGGACACGACCTACATCTCGTCGGACGGGGGAGGGGAGGCGATCCAGGCCCTCCTCAACGGCACGGCCAAGGCCGCAGCCGGCGGCTACCCCGACAACATCGATCAGATCGAGTCGGGCCGCCTGCGCGTGCTCGCCCTCGTCGCGGAGGAGCCGGTCGACGGCATCGACATCCCGACCGCGGCCGAACAGGGCTACGACGTCTCGCTCACCAACTGGCGCATGCTCGCCGCCCCTGCGGGCCTCGATGACGAGCAGGTCGACGGTCTGCGCGAGCTCATCGCCGACTCGATCGTGACTCCGGAGTGGAAGGACGCCATCGAGCGCTACCGCTGGACGGAACGGGTCATCACGGGGGAGGAGCTCGACGCCTTCCTCGAGGACGAGCACTCCCGCATCGAGCAGCTGTACGAGGAGATGGGGCTGTGA
- a CDS encoding tripartite tricarboxylate transporter TctB family protein, whose product MSSNNPTAVSAVVGQRLAFGAGPGRTAALLKNLTMPAVLVAFATYLLVGIITMKVPEGTAFPGPQFFPMLITAGLYLFAVVLVVGAVRELRADDTAASVSDAPVTPASAAAPEEPAVQRTVRVDVRSLAWVVGSFLVFALVLNILGWIIAAGLLFWCIARGFGSTRWLFSLVVGLTVSSLSYIAFDMALGMSLPSGILGWGF is encoded by the coding sequence ATGTCATCCAACAACCCGACAGCGGTGTCGGCGGTCGTCGGACAGCGGCTGGCGTTCGGCGCCGGCCCCGGACGCACGGCGGCCCTGCTGAAGAACCTCACGATGCCGGCCGTGCTGGTCGCGTTCGCGACCTACCTGCTCGTGGGCATCATCACGATGAAGGTGCCGGAGGGCACCGCTTTCCCCGGTCCGCAGTTCTTCCCGATGCTCATCACGGCGGGGCTGTACCTGTTCGCGGTCGTGCTCGTCGTCGGCGCCGTGCGCGAGCTCCGCGCGGACGACACCGCGGCCTCCGTCTCGGACGCGCCGGTCACCCCGGCATCCGCAGCCGCTCCCGAGGAGCCGGCCGTGCAGCGCACGGTCCGCGTCGACGTGAGGTCTCTCGCCTGGGTGGTGGGCTCGTTCCTCGTCTTCGCGCTCGTGCTGAACATCCTCGGCTGGATCATCGCCGCAGGGCTCCTGTTCTGGTGCATCGCACGCGGCTTCGGCTCGACCCGCTGGCTGTTCAGCCTCGTGGTCGGTCTGACCGTGAGCTCGCTCTCGTACATCGCGTTCGACATGGCGCTCGGCATGTCGCTGCCCTCGGGCATTCTCGGATGGGGGTTCTGA
- a CDS encoding tripartite tricarboxylate transporter permease, with protein sequence MDVLQLLAEGFAGALTWQNLVWVLIGCLLGTAVGVMPGLGSSMAVALLLPVTFSLEPTAAFIMFAGVYFGGLFGDSTMGILMNTPGQASAIASTIEGHKMARNGRAAQALATAAIGAFIGGFIGSIVVVFLAPALADFSSRFGPAEFFALAVFAFVATSSVVTDNVIKGLTSLFIGLGIAVIGVDGVSGAPRFTMGSPNLFDGVSLVTVTVAILALGEVIYVACLERHMKDRALIKPSGRPWLSRSEFREAAPAWFRGTAIGLPFGVVPAGGSEIPTFLAYGLEKRLDARRARPTFGTGAIRGLAAPEAAGNSTTSMAMGALLALGLPISATAAIMLAAFRQYGLQPGPLLFERAPELVWALLASFFIAMIVLLILNLPFAMLWAKLLLIPRPYLYAGITLFCALGIYATSGSVFDLLMLLGIGLLGFLMRALDYPLAPLIIGMVLGPLAETSLRDAAMSANGDFSVLVQGPISLTLYAILAVVLVLAVRGRIVARAQAKVEAKKVSVEA encoded by the coding sequence ATGGACGTGCTGCAGCTTCTCGCGGAGGGCTTCGCCGGCGCGCTGACGTGGCAGAACCTCGTCTGGGTGCTGATCGGATGCCTGCTGGGTACCGCGGTCGGCGTGATGCCGGGCCTCGGCTCCTCGATGGCGGTCGCGCTTCTGCTGCCGGTGACCTTCTCGCTCGAACCCACGGCGGCGTTCATCATGTTCGCCGGCGTGTACTTCGGCGGCCTGTTCGGTGACTCCACCATGGGCATCCTCATGAACACGCCGGGGCAGGCGTCGGCGATCGCCTCGACGATCGAGGGCCACAAGATGGCGAGGAACGGCCGGGCGGCCCAAGCGCTCGCGACCGCCGCGATCGGCGCGTTCATCGGCGGCTTCATCGGGTCGATCGTCGTGGTCTTCCTCGCTCCGGCCCTGGCCGACTTCTCCAGCCGGTTCGGACCAGCGGAGTTCTTCGCGCTCGCGGTGTTCGCGTTCGTCGCCACGTCGTCGGTCGTCACCGACAACGTGATCAAGGGGCTGACCTCGCTGTTCATCGGTCTCGGGATCGCCGTGATCGGCGTCGACGGCGTCTCGGGGGCCCCGCGCTTCACCATGGGATCGCCGAACCTCTTCGACGGCGTCTCGCTGGTCACGGTGACCGTGGCGATCCTCGCGCTCGGAGAGGTCATCTACGTCGCCTGCCTGGAGCGGCACATGAAGGACAGGGCCCTCATCAAGCCGTCTGGTCGCCCGTGGCTCAGCCGCAGCGAGTTCAGGGAGGCCGCTCCCGCCTGGTTCCGCGGCACCGCGATCGGCCTCCCGTTCGGCGTGGTGCCGGCCGGCGGATCGGAGATCCCGACCTTCCTCGCCTACGGACTCGAGAAGCGTCTCGACGCCCGACGCGCGCGCCCGACCTTCGGCACGGGGGCGATCCGCGGTCTGGCAGCCCCCGAGGCCGCGGGCAACTCGACCACCAGCATGGCGATGGGTGCTCTGCTCGCCCTGGGCCTGCCGATCTCGGCGACCGCCGCGATCATGCTCGCCGCGTTCCGCCAGTACGGGCTGCAGCCCGGTCCGCTGCTGTTCGAGCGGGCGCCCGAGCTCGTATGGGCGCTGCTGGCGAGCTTCTTCATCGCGATGATCGTGCTGCTCATCCTGAACCTGCCTTTCGCGATGCTGTGGGCCAAGCTGCTGCTGATCCCGCGTCCCTACCTGTACGCGGGCATCACGCTCTTCTGCGCCCTCGGCATCTACGCGACGAGCGGCTCGGTGTTCGACCTGCTCATGCTGCTGGGGATCGGTCTGCTCGGGTTCCTGATGCGGGCGCTCGACTACCCGCTCGCCCCGCTGATCATCGGCATGGTGCTCGGACCGCTGGCGGAGACCAGCCTGCGGGATGCCGCGATGAGCGCCAACGGCGACTTCTCGGTGCTCGTGCAGGGGCCGATCTCGCTCACCCTGTACGCGATCCTGGCCGTCGTCCTCGTGCTGGCGGTGCGCGGGCGCATCGTGGCGCGTGCTCAGGCGAAGGTCGAGGCGAAGAAGGTGTCCGTCGAAGCCTGA
- a CDS encoding putative oxygenase MesX, whose translation MANDFTFHITTTRFDEDYTPSDDSRTTTNFANLARGEHRRQNLRNALTMIDRRFNDLAHWDNPTRDRYTLELEIVSAGLEFTADGEDKRFPLLEVLDIQIVDRQTGRRHHGIVGNNFSSYVRDFDFSVVLPAATEAAGRFTVPDDFGDLHGKLFRHFLDSEAYRERFTTSPVICISVSTSKEYRRTENHHPVLGVEYVQDDEGSLTDAYFGKMGLRVRYFMPPGSVAPLAFYFEGDLLTDYSNLQLIGTISTMETFQKIYRPEIYNANSAAASIYRPTLDQQDYSSTQIGYDREERNRLARSQGRYTEEHFVKPHRDVLARWAAADDTATAA comes from the coding sequence ATGGCGAACGACTTCACGTTCCACATCACCACCACGCGCTTCGACGAGGACTACACGCCCTCCGACGACTCGCGCACCACGACGAACTTCGCGAACCTCGCGCGCGGCGAGCACCGCCGGCAGAACCTCCGCAACGCGCTCACGATGATCGACCGGCGCTTCAACGACCTCGCGCACTGGGACAACCCGACCCGCGACCGGTACACGCTCGAGCTCGAGATCGTCTCAGCCGGCCTGGAGTTCACCGCCGACGGCGAGGACAAGCGGTTCCCGCTGCTCGAGGTCCTCGACATCCAGATCGTCGACCGGCAGACCGGACGACGTCATCACGGCATCGTCGGCAACAACTTCTCGTCGTACGTCCGCGACTTCGACTTCAGCGTGGTGCTCCCGGCGGCGACGGAGGCGGCGGGCCGGTTCACCGTCCCCGACGACTTCGGCGACCTGCACGGCAAGCTGTTCCGGCACTTCCTCGACTCCGAGGCGTACCGCGAGCGCTTCACGACCTCGCCGGTGATCTGCATCAGCGTGTCGACGAGCAAGGAGTACCGCCGCACCGAGAACCACCACCCCGTCCTCGGCGTCGAGTACGTGCAGGACGATGAGGGATCGCTGACCGACGCCTACTTCGGGAAGATGGGGCTGCGGGTGCGGTACTTCATGCCTCCGGGGAGCGTCGCACCGCTCGCGTTCTACTTCGAGGGCGACCTGCTCACCGACTACTCCAACCTGCAGCTGATCGGCACCATCAGCACCATGGAGACGTTCCAGAAGATCTACCGCCCGGAGATCTACAACGCGAACTCCGCCGCCGCGAGCATCTACCGGCCGACGCTCGACCAGCAGGACTACTCGTCGACCCAGATCGGGTACGACCGCGAGGAGCGCAACCGGCTCGCACGCTCGCAGGGCCGGTACACCGAGGAGCACTTCGTGAAGCCGCATCGCGACGTGCTCGCGCGGTGGGCCGCCGCCGACGACACGGCCACGGCCGCGTGA